One Fundulus heteroclitus isolate FHET01 chromosome 1, MU-UCD_Fhet_4.1, whole genome shotgun sequence genomic window carries:
- the si:ch211-112c15.8 gene encoding uncharacterized protein si:ch211-112c15.8 isoform X1 has product MPCTKKKKKKKKKTARKRTSWTHHAVFKQHVDAFKVVPLILAFVFTRTGAVEVGAQVHSSCSSICQPGFYNARPCGNGTYLCKPCDKGSFTAIPNLIVECLRCGHCDHGSDIKEPCTTRSDVVCNCSNGHYLNHGRCEKCSTAFDVDVEDYWVMCRPCQRPGCMENPECKKKCPPTTKRPDTTQSEAPTTHSVTVKTVTTASTASPESQTGRTTHSNREKTSNPEVQKVSTTDKIFIWLSFVVAVVAFLLLFCFMLLFSKNQHRNDEVFPCWTTKKDLERQPGFKEQRSHHCSSPTTLTFAISEETPMMSLCQDSSAHIKGFAQRGVHTDARRYEHCDRWPAIVLYEIIKEVPLRRWKEFLRLLSVPDQQMERVELETGLGSLEKQYQMLRLWSQRSSASLADVYASLQHMDLSGCAQQLQESLERLQWRPETKQGLTV; this is encoded by the exons GTTGTTCCACTGATACTTGCCTTCGTGTTCACCAGAACTGGTGCGGTTGAGGTGGGAGCGCAGGTCCACAGTTCGTGTTCAAGTATATGCCAACCTG GGTTTTATAACGCTCGGCCATGTGGAAATGGAACATATTTGTGTAAACCGTGCGATAAAGGATCATTTACAGCGATCCCCAACCTTATAGTTGAATGTTTGAGGTGCGGCCATTGTGATC ATGGTTCTGACATTAAAGAACCATGCACAACTAGAAGTGATGTGGTGTGCAACTGTTCAAATGGACATTATTTAAACCATGGCCGGTGTGAGAAATGCTCCACTGCATTTG ATGTCGATGTTGAAGATTATTGGGTGATGTGCCGGCCGTGCCAAAG aCCTGGGTGTATGGAAAACCCGGAATGCAAGAAAAAATGTCCCCCTACCACCAAACGGCCTGACACAACTCAATCTGAAGCTCCAACGACACATTCAGTGACTGTGAAAA CTGTAACGACCGCTTCAACTGCAAGTCCAGAATCCCAAACAGGAAGAACAACTCACTCTAACCGAGAGAAAACAAGTAATCCTGAAGTGCAGAAAGTGTCAACCA cGGATAAGATCTTCATCTGGCTTTCTTTTGTGGTGGCTGTTGTCGCatttctgctgctcttttgttttATGCTACTCTTCAGCAAGAACCAGCACAGAAATGATGAAGTTTTTCCATGCTGGAccacaaaaaaagatttggaaAGACAACCTGGATTCAAAG AGCAACGCAGTCATCACTGTAGCAGCCCGACCACGCTG ACATTTGCTATTTCTGAGGAAACTCCCATGATGTCTCTATGTCAGGACTCATCTGCTCACATCAAAGGCTTCGCGCAGCGGGGTGTTCACACAG ATGCCAGACGATACGAGCACTGTGACCGCTGGCCCGCCATCGTGCTCTACGAGATCATCAAGGAAGTGCCGCTGCGTAGATGGAAGGAGTTCCTGCGACTGCTCTCCGTGCCCGACCAGCAGATGGAGCGAGTGGAGCTGGAGACCGGCCTGGGCTCCTTAGAGAAGCAGTACCAGATGCTGAGGCTGTGGAGCCAGCGCTCCTCGGCGAGCCTCGCTGACGTTTACGCCTCCCTGCAACACATGGACTTATCGGGCTGCgcccagcagctgcaggagagcctggagaggctgcagtgGAGACCCGAAACAAAGCAGGGCCTCACCGTCTGA
- the si:ch211-112c15.8 gene encoding tumor necrosis factor receptor superfamily member 1A isoform X3 translates to MEHVWVVPLILAFVFTRTGAVEVGAQVHSSCSSICQPGFYNARPCGNGTYLCKPCDKGSFTAIPNLIVECLRCGHCDHGSDIKEPCTTRSDVVCNCSNGHYLNHGRCEKCSTAFDVDVEDYWVMCRPCQRPGCMENPECKKKCPPTTKRPDTTQSEAPTTHSVTVKTVTTASTASPESQTGRTTHSNREKTSNPEVQKVSTTDKIFIWLSFVVAVVAFLLLFCFMLLFSKNQHRNDEVFPCWTTKKDLERQPGFKEQRSHHCSSPTTLTFAISEETPMMSLCQDSSAHIKGFAQRGVHTDARRYEHCDRWPAIVLYEIIKEVPLRRWKEFLRLLSVPDQQMERVELETGLGSLEKQYQMLRLWSQRSSASLADVYASLQHMDLSGCAQQLQESLERLQWRPETKQGLTV, encoded by the exons GTTGTTCCACTGATACTTGCCTTCGTGTTCACCAGAACTGGTGCGGTTGAGGTGGGAGCGCAGGTCCACAGTTCGTGTTCAAGTATATGCCAACCTG GGTTTTATAACGCTCGGCCATGTGGAAATGGAACATATTTGTGTAAACCGTGCGATAAAGGATCATTTACAGCGATCCCCAACCTTATAGTTGAATGTTTGAGGTGCGGCCATTGTGATC ATGGTTCTGACATTAAAGAACCATGCACAACTAGAAGTGATGTGGTGTGCAACTGTTCAAATGGACATTATTTAAACCATGGCCGGTGTGAGAAATGCTCCACTGCATTTG ATGTCGATGTTGAAGATTATTGGGTGATGTGCCGGCCGTGCCAAAG aCCTGGGTGTATGGAAAACCCGGAATGCAAGAAAAAATGTCCCCCTACCACCAAACGGCCTGACACAACTCAATCTGAAGCTCCAACGACACATTCAGTGACTGTGAAAA CTGTAACGACCGCTTCAACTGCAAGTCCAGAATCCCAAACAGGAAGAACAACTCACTCTAACCGAGAGAAAACAAGTAATCCTGAAGTGCAGAAAGTGTCAACCA cGGATAAGATCTTCATCTGGCTTTCTTTTGTGGTGGCTGTTGTCGCatttctgctgctcttttgttttATGCTACTCTTCAGCAAGAACCAGCACAGAAATGATGAAGTTTTTCCATGCTGGAccacaaaaaaagatttggaaAGACAACCTGGATTCAAAG AGCAACGCAGTCATCACTGTAGCAGCCCGACCACGCTG ACATTTGCTATTTCTGAGGAAACTCCCATGATGTCTCTATGTCAGGACTCATCTGCTCACATCAAAGGCTTCGCGCAGCGGGGTGTTCACACAG ATGCCAGACGATACGAGCACTGTGACCGCTGGCCCGCCATCGTGCTCTACGAGATCATCAAGGAAGTGCCGCTGCGTAGATGGAAGGAGTTCCTGCGACTGCTCTCCGTGCCCGACCAGCAGATGGAGCGAGTGGAGCTGGAGACCGGCCTGGGCTCCTTAGAGAAGCAGTACCAGATGCTGAGGCTGTGGAGCCAGCGCTCCTCGGCGAGCCTCGCTGACGTTTACGCCTCCCTGCAACACATGGACTTATCGGGCTGCgcccagcagctgcaggagagcctggagaggctgcagtgGAGACCCGAAACAAAGCAGGGCCTCACCGTCTGA
- the si:ch211-112c15.8 gene encoding tumor necrosis factor receptor superfamily member 10A isoform X2 produces MPCTKKKKKKKKKTARKRTSWTHHAVFKQHVDAFKVVPLILAFVFTRTGAVEVGAQVHSSCSSICQPGFYNARPCGNGTYLCKPCDKGSFTAIPNLIVECLRCGHCDHGSDIKEPCTTRSDVVCNCSNGHYLNHGRCEKCSTAFDVDVEDYWVMCRPCQRPGCMENPECKKKCPPTTKRPDTTQSEAPTTHSVTVKTVTTASTASPESQTGRTTHSNREKTTDKIFIWLSFVVAVVAFLLLFCFMLLFSKNQHRNDEVFPCWTTKKDLERQPGFKEQRSHHCSSPTTLTFAISEETPMMSLCQDSSAHIKGFAQRGVHTDARRYEHCDRWPAIVLYEIIKEVPLRRWKEFLRLLSVPDQQMERVELETGLGSLEKQYQMLRLWSQRSSASLADVYASLQHMDLSGCAQQLQESLERLQWRPETKQGLTV; encoded by the exons GTTGTTCCACTGATACTTGCCTTCGTGTTCACCAGAACTGGTGCGGTTGAGGTGGGAGCGCAGGTCCACAGTTCGTGTTCAAGTATATGCCAACCTG GGTTTTATAACGCTCGGCCATGTGGAAATGGAACATATTTGTGTAAACCGTGCGATAAAGGATCATTTACAGCGATCCCCAACCTTATAGTTGAATGTTTGAGGTGCGGCCATTGTGATC ATGGTTCTGACATTAAAGAACCATGCACAACTAGAAGTGATGTGGTGTGCAACTGTTCAAATGGACATTATTTAAACCATGGCCGGTGTGAGAAATGCTCCACTGCATTTG ATGTCGATGTTGAAGATTATTGGGTGATGTGCCGGCCGTGCCAAAG aCCTGGGTGTATGGAAAACCCGGAATGCAAGAAAAAATGTCCCCCTACCACCAAACGGCCTGACACAACTCAATCTGAAGCTCCAACGACACATTCAGTGACTGTGAAAA CTGTAACGACCGCTTCAACTGCAAGTCCAGAATCCCAAACAGGAAGAACAACTCACTCTAACCGAGAGAAAACAA cGGATAAGATCTTCATCTGGCTTTCTTTTGTGGTGGCTGTTGTCGCatttctgctgctcttttgttttATGCTACTCTTCAGCAAGAACCAGCACAGAAATGATGAAGTTTTTCCATGCTGGAccacaaaaaaagatttggaaAGACAACCTGGATTCAAAG AGCAACGCAGTCATCACTGTAGCAGCCCGACCACGCTG ACATTTGCTATTTCTGAGGAAACTCCCATGATGTCTCTATGTCAGGACTCATCTGCTCACATCAAAGGCTTCGCGCAGCGGGGTGTTCACACAG ATGCCAGACGATACGAGCACTGTGACCGCTGGCCCGCCATCGTGCTCTACGAGATCATCAAGGAAGTGCCGCTGCGTAGATGGAAGGAGTTCCTGCGACTGCTCTCCGTGCCCGACCAGCAGATGGAGCGAGTGGAGCTGGAGACCGGCCTGGGCTCCTTAGAGAAGCAGTACCAGATGCTGAGGCTGTGGAGCCAGCGCTCCTCGGCGAGCCTCGCTGACGTTTACGCCTCCCTGCAACACATGGACTTATCGGGCTGCgcccagcagctgcaggagagcctggagaggctgcagtgGAGACCCGAAACAAAGCAGGGCCTCACCGTCTGA